A window from Primulina eburnea isolate SZY01 chromosome 2, ASM2296580v1, whole genome shotgun sequence encodes these proteins:
- the LOC140822909 gene encoding uncharacterized protein isoform X2 — MDEQNKREFSTQQVVVSSRWNPTPEQLQALEELYSRGVRTPSAEQIQHITAQLRLYGKIEGKNVFYWFQNHKARERQKRRRQHDDQESNNVNQIPKSERKKQSSTVFEVEQTYKKLASPKKSSTTIAQKSMPTRGAECSKADGWVQFNEETELEEERRNPSNWQMLHLSSSSPSPNNLINYSLCSSATVDTDPLKHQHFQSLDQCGGGGAGGGCVEEQATLQLFPARSGCRRPCEEDDRSIVVNYTSTATNVAPDHYQFFEFLPLKK; from the exons ATGGATGAACAAAACAAGAGAGAATTCAGTACACAACAAGTCGTGGTCAGCTCCCGTTGGAACCCGACTCCCGAGCAGCTCCAAGCCCTTGAAGAATTGTATAGCCGAGGTGTTCGAACCCCATCCGCCGAGCAAATCCAGCACATCACAGCGCAGCTCCGTCTATATGGCAAGATTGAGGGCAAGAACGTGTTCTACTGGTTCCAGAATCACAAGGCCAGAGAACGCCAAAAACGACGACGCCAACACGACGATCAAGAATCTAATAACGTGAATCAAATCCCCAAGTCAGAAAGGAAGAAACAATCATCAACAG TATTTGAAGTTGAACAGACTTACAAGAAGCTGGCATCTCCCAAAAAATCCAGCACCACAATTGCACAG aaaAGTATGCCAACGCGGGGGGCAGAATGTAGTAAAGCAGATGGATGGGTACAGTTCAATGAGGAGACAGAACTGGAAGAAGAGAGGAGAAATCCCAGTAATTGGCAAATGTTGCATTTGTCCTCTTCTTCTCCATCTCCCAACAACCTAATTAACTATTCTCTCTGTTCATCTGCCACTGTGGACACCGACCCATTAAAGCATCAGCATTTTCAAAGCCTGGACCAGTGCGGCGGAGGAGGCGCCGGTGGTGGTTGTGTGGAGGAGCAGGCCACTCTGCAGTTGTTCCCGGCTCGAAGCGGCTGCCGGAGGCCATGCGAGGAGGATGATCGATCCATTGTAGTAAACTACACCAGTACTGCTACTAATGTTGCTCCTGATCATTATCAATTCTTTGAGTTTCTTCCATTGaagaaatga
- the LOC140822909 gene encoding uncharacterized protein isoform X1: MDEQNKREFSTQQVVVSSRWNPTPEQLQALEELYSRGVRTPSAEQIQHITAQLRLYGKIEGKNVFYWFQNHKARERQKRRRQHDDQESNNVNQIPKSERKKQSSTGENGTVFEVEQTYKKLASPKKSSTTIAQKSMPTRGAECSKADGWVQFNEETELEEERRNPSNWQMLHLSSSSPSPNNLINYSLCSSATVDTDPLKHQHFQSLDQCGGGGAGGGCVEEQATLQLFPARSGCRRPCEEDDRSIVVNYTSTATNVAPDHYQFFEFLPLKK; encoded by the exons ATGGATGAACAAAACAAGAGAGAATTCAGTACACAACAAGTCGTGGTCAGCTCCCGTTGGAACCCGACTCCCGAGCAGCTCCAAGCCCTTGAAGAATTGTATAGCCGAGGTGTTCGAACCCCATCCGCCGAGCAAATCCAGCACATCACAGCGCAGCTCCGTCTATATGGCAAGATTGAGGGCAAGAACGTGTTCTACTGGTTCCAGAATCACAAGGCCAGAGAACGCCAAAAACGACGACGCCAACACGACGATCAAGAATCTAATAACGTGAATCAAATCCCCAAGTCAGAAAGGAAGAAACAATCATCAACAG GGGAAAATGGGACAGTATTTGAAGTTGAACAGACTTACAAGAAGCTGGCATCTCCCAAAAAATCCAGCACCACAATTGCACAG aaaAGTATGCCAACGCGGGGGGCAGAATGTAGTAAAGCAGATGGATGGGTACAGTTCAATGAGGAGACAGAACTGGAAGAAGAGAGGAGAAATCCCAGTAATTGGCAAATGTTGCATTTGTCCTCTTCTTCTCCATCTCCCAACAACCTAATTAACTATTCTCTCTGTTCATCTGCCACTGTGGACACCGACCCATTAAAGCATCAGCATTTTCAAAGCCTGGACCAGTGCGGCGGAGGAGGCGCCGGTGGTGGTTGTGTGGAGGAGCAGGCCACTCTGCAGTTGTTCCCGGCTCGAAGCGGCTGCCGGAGGCCATGCGAGGAGGATGATCGATCCATTGTAGTAAACTACACCAGTACTGCTACTAATGTTGCTCCTGATCATTATCAATTCTTTGAGTTTCTTCCATTGaagaaatga
- the LOC140822908 gene encoding thaumatin-like protein has translation MAAMLLRSLFSFLFLSIFTFHIAEVSAGRTMTMYNRCSHPVWPGIQPNSGKPILAKGGFELPPNKAYTLQLPEGWSGRVWGRHGCSFDSAGRGRCSTGDCGGSLFCNGLGGAPPATLAEITFGSELDFYDVSLVDGYNLAISITPFRGSGKCSYAGCVSDLNMMCPVGLQVRSDDKKSVVACKSACFAFNSPRYCCTGIFGNPESCKPTAYSKIFKAACPKAYSYAYDDPTSIATCIASTYLLTFCPHH, from the exons ATGGCAGCCATGCTGCTTAGATCTCTGTTTTCTTTCctatttctctccatttttactTTCCACATTGCAG AGGTGTCAGCAGGTAGAACAATGACAATGTACAACAGATGCAGCCACCCTGTTTGGCCGGGCATACAACCGAATTCCGGGAAGCCCATCTTGGCCAAGGGTGGATTCGAGCTTCCGCCGAACAAGGCCTACACGCTGCAACTCCCCGAGGGCTGGTCTGGCCGTGTGTGGGGACGCCACGGCTGCTCATTCGACTCCGCCGGCCGGGGGAGGTGCTCGACCGGAGATTGCGGCGGCTCCCTCTTCTGCAATGGGCTGGGTGGGGCCCCTCCCGCCACCCTTGCCGAGATAACCTTTGGTAGTGAACTGGACTTCTACGATGTTAGCCTCGTTGACGGCTACAATCTCGCCATTTCCATTACCCCTTTTCGTGGCTCAG GAAAGTGCAGCTATGCAGGGTGTGTGAGCGACCTCAACATGATGTGCCCGGTAGGGCTTCAGGTCCGATCAGATGACAAGAAGAGTGTGGTGGCATGCAAGAGTGCATGTTTTGCATTCAACTCCCCAAGGTACTGTTGCACAGGCATATTCGGAAACCCCGAATCATGCAAGCCCACAGCCTATTCCAAGATTTTCAAAGCTGCCTGCCCCAAAGCTTACTCTTATGCATATGATGATCCCACAAGCATTGCCACTTGCATCGCCTCAACCTATTTGCTTACCTTTTGTCCCCATcattag